From Arcticibacter tournemirensis, one genomic window encodes:
- a CDS encoding DUF2911 domain-containing protein, whose translation MKKLFLLRTGALTLFVFAFLFSGSLVAQDAKPVASPRDSVSGKIGKANVEINYGSPAVKGRKIWGELEKYGKVWRAGANGATTFKTDKDVTVEGKTLPAGTYAFFVIPAESGPWTVIFSKNAKQWGAYKYNESEDALRVSVSPRKVSDLQERLQYAITKKGFELRWEYIQLPVSVK comes from the coding sequence ATGAAAAAGCTATTTTTATTAAGAACAGGTGCATTAACTCTTTTCGTTTTTGCCTTTTTATTTTCTGGGTCTTTAGTAGCTCAGGACGCAAAGCCAGTTGCCAGTCCACGAGACAGTGTTAGTGGTAAAATCGGCAAAGCTAACGTAGAAATTAATTACGGAAGTCCTGCCGTAAAGGGCAGAAAGATCTGGGGTGAGCTGGAGAAGTACGGCAAGGTATGGCGAGCCGGAGCGAACGGTGCAACTACTTTTAAAACAGATAAAGATGTAACTGTTGAGGGTAAAACCCTGCCCGCCGGTACGTATGCTTTCTTTGTCATTCCTGCAGAGAGCGGGCCATGGACAGTTATTTTCAGCAAAAATGCGAAGCAATGGGGAGCATACAAGTATAATGAATCGGAGGATGCGTTACGTGTAAGTGTAAGTCCGCGTAAAGTAAGCGACTTGCAGGAGCGTCTGCAGTATGCTATTACCAAAAAGGGATTCGAGTTAAGATGGGAATACATTCAGCTTCCGGTATCTGTTAAATAA